A window of Candidatus Schekmanbacteria bacterium RIFCSPLOWO2_02_FULL_38_14 genomic DNA:
AAGGATCAATATTTACCGGGCTAACATAGAGTTTAAAATCAGGTCTGACCTCTTTTAAAAAAAACTTACAGATTCCATAAACACTCTGGATGTAGGGAATCATTTCAAACTCCACTCTCACCCACCTGCTCCATTCACCCTGCTTTAGAATTGCCTCCCTATCTCCTACAACAACCTTGCCAACTGGATTTTTTGGATCAAGATAGAGTACAAAATCTACTGTAGATGTTGGATTATCTTTTACAAAAGCATTCGGAGGACCCATCAGCTTACCCTCTACCTTGTTGTCCGCAACATTGGCTTCATATATTTTACCACCTGAAACATCTTTTTTCTCTGTTTCCGGTCTGTTGGTATAGAATGAAAAAGTTCCGTAGGAACCGACTATGTCAGGAGTCCCCATTCCTGAAAGAGCCCTTCCTTCTGTTTTAACCGGAGGGAAATTTGAAGGAATTCTGAAAACAGTTGTTGGAATCCCCTTATCCTCAAGAATCTCCCAAAATGCCTTTCCCTTCCTGAGAAGCAGAACTTCTCCCCCTGATAAGGGAATTATCCATTTGCCAAGTTTGATAGTATTCCCGGCTGGCTTTGTTTCTGAAGTTGAAAGGTAGGGAATCATTGTCTTTGGATCATTATGTATGAAATCAAAAATTCCGTGCCCGCCCGGTGTCAGACCAGTTATAAAATTAGCCCATGCAACAGGACTCTGAGGAGGCATACTTGTCTGAAGAGGAAGAAATGAACCTGTCTCCTTAAGATGCCTGAAATTCGGCATTTTGTCCTCACCCATCATCCTTTCAAGAAGCTGCGGGTCCATCCCGTCAAAACCAATGATAAGAACTTTTTTAGATGTATTATTAGCTTTGCTCTTGGTACAGCCTGAGACTGTGCTGATAAGAGCTATCAAAAAAATAAGAATTGCTGTAAATCTGAAATAATTCTTTTTTGTAATTTGAAAATGTTTAAACATATTTTTTATTCTTAATAACTGTAGGGACAGGGCTTGTCCCTGTCCATTATATTGGACAGCCATAAAGGCTGTCCCTATATTTAATAATTATTCCATAACTTAAAACTAATAACCCAACCACTGGAACCCTTGACCCTTTTACCCTTACCCATTTATTAATGGCTTCCCATCCATATAAGAAGGAACTTCTACGCCAAAAAGCTTCAGCACAGTCGGGGCTATGTCAATAATCTCTGGAGACTGAGCATCTATTTTCCTGTTGCAGAAAAATACTCCGGGAACAAGCCTTGGGTCAATGCAGTGGTCGCCGCTCCAGCTTTTCACATTGTCATCAAAAACAGTATGGTTCACTATTCCTGCCACTCCATCCCACGAAGCCCTGTAGCCAATATTATAACCTATGAAAAGGTCAGGTGAGTTTGACACATAAGGACCTGAAAAAATCTTTGAACTGTCAAAAACCTCCTGTATGGCAACCTCTCCCTTTTCCTCATCCCTAAGCCCGTTCAGCTTCTGGATGATTTCTTTTTTCAATTTTTCTGCTTCTTTACCGGGACTTACAATCCCCTTTGCTTCCCTTCCCTTTATATTTAAATACATTCCTCCAAGCCCAAGAGCATAAGCCTTAGTCTTTTCCCAGTCAACATCCTTAAACCATTCTCTGCTCTCATTTCCATTTTTAAGTGCAAGATAACCGTTAAGATAGAGCCACGAGTTAAGATTTATTCCTCTCCTGAATGATTTGAAACCATGGTCTGACATTATTATGAGGATGTCCTTCTCGGCAATTTTCTCCATAACCCTTCCAACAAGGCTGTCCATTTTCATATAAAGTTCTTCAATGGTTTTTCTGTGTTTTTCTGTATCCTTATTCCTGTTTGCCGGATGTCCCTCGTCAATGTAGCGCCAGAACATGTGCTGGATTCTGTCAGTTGAATCAAAGACACATGCACAGACACCTTTTTTGGTTTTTTCAAGGGCATTGAAGAACATCTTTTCTCTTTCTTCCTGTATCAGGTAGCACTGCTTCAGGAATGCATCTTCATCAATTATTCTTTCATTTAAAGCCCATGTATCTTCTGCAAGCCCCAAGGTTGCAAAAGACCCGAACATCTTCGCCAGATAAATTGAATAGAAAAATGGATGGGAGATTGGCATAGCAGGATTCTCAGGGTCAATATTAATCGGAGTCACATAGAGTTTGAACTCAGGTGAAATTTCATTGATGTAGAATCTGCATATACCGTTAACCTTAACTCCAAGCCCGGGTTTAAAGGTAAGCTTAATCCATTTTGAGTATTCACCCTGTTTCAGCCTTAACTTTTCTTCTTGTATCTTAATTTCAGCTTCCTGTTTTTCATTATCAATAGTAACTGTGAATGGAATACGCATCTCTTCCTGTTTTTTAAGCAAAGAGTTTTCCGGTCCCGCGATATAGGAAGTTATTTTATTTGCTTCAAGTTTAACTGGTATCTGGACTCCTCCTGTGTGTTTCTTCTCGCTCGTTTCTGTCGTGTAAAAAGAAAATGTCCCCTGTGTTCCCTTCAAATCAGGAACACACATGGCTGATAAAAGAACACCTTTGAATTTCTCAGGCGGGAATGTGATTGGAACCCTTAAAATTGAGCTTGTAATATCCTTTTCACTCAAAATATTCCAGAAGGGTTTGCTTTTGCGAAGCAACTGTATTTTTGGCTTGCCAATCGGAATCTGGTATTTGCCCAAAGAAATAGCTTTTGGAGCCTTCCCTACCTGACTTGAAGAAAGTTCTGGCAGGTATGTCTGCTTATTCCTGCTTAAAAAATCAAAGATGCTGTGCTTTGAAGGATTAACACCTGTAATAAAAGAGGACCACGCAACAGGAGACATTGCAGGCAAAGTGGTTCCAAGACATGTAAACGAACCCTGCTCCTTTATCTTTGCAAGATTTGGAAGTTTTCCTTCATCCATAAATTTCCTTGCAAGAAGAGGGTCAAGGCCATCAAGCCCCACAATTACAACACGGTTCACATTTGTCTTTGTAAATCCCTTCTTCCTTCTTATTGCTTTGAATAACAGCCTGATGGGCCAGATGAGGATAGAAATGAAAGCCAGAAGGAAAGTTACGAAAAGTGTTGCAAAGGAGGTCAGAAAAGCAAACCCCGCACCGGGACCAATGTAGGCGTGAAGAGTTTTTGGATATATAAAATAGAAAAAAAGAGCAAGGGATAAAATTATAATTTTTCTTTCAGTATTTTTTTTTTCCATGCCTTGTATGCTCTAAATATTTACCCTTAAAAAAAATATGTCAGGCATTTTGCCTGACTTTTTCTCGAAATCTTTACTTATATATTAAGAGAGTGTCAACCTAAAAATAGGAAAACTATTGACAAAATCTTTTATCAGCATAAATTAAAATAAAAAATATTAATAAAAACCCCCCGAGTAAAAAAATCACAAAATTAAATATTTTTTCTTTGGTAAATTTCAGTGGATATAGAACAATTGAAAATTGCTGTAAAAAATGGAAATATTGAATGGCAAAGGCATTCGTTTGAAAGAATGATGGAAAGAGAAATTTCAAGGAAATTGTGAAAGAAGTTTTGTTATCTGGAGAAATTATTGAGGATTATCCTGATAGCAAGGCTTATCCAAGTGCATTATTTTTAGGATGCATTAAAGGCGAACCTTATCAGGATAATTAAAGTTTATTGATTAAAGCTCTATAATTTTATTAATAGAGAGTTATTAGGCAGGTTCAATAATCTAACGCAATACTTTGGTATCATAGATGGTAGCCAAAGGAGGCGTTTAGATTATGAGAATAAAATCGTATAAGCAGCTTAGTGCGGAAGCACGTGGTAATTTACTTAAATGAGTCTTCAATTTAATATCGCAAAAAATACAATTATTCAGATAGTTGGCAAAACAATAACTCTTGTTCTATCTATAATTGTTACAACATCCCTTACAAGATATCTAGGACCTGAAGGATATGGCAAATATACATTCATTTTCACATATATTTCTTTTTTTGTTTTATTAGGCGATTTTGGATTAAATAGCATTCTAGTAAGAGAAATATCAAAAGAAAAAAATAATGCAGACATATTAATAGGAAATGCTTTAGTCATTAAAACATTATTTTCAACGGTAGCTATTTTTCTTTCTGTTATAATTATCTGCCTGCTTAACTACTCGAATGATATCAAAGTTGGAGTTGCAATAGCTTCTATAACTATCGCAATTTCTGCTTTTGAAACTCTCAGAATCTTATTTCAAATATACTTAAAAATGGAATATCAGGCTGTGATTGATATTGTAAGCAAGATTGTTTTTTTAGGGCTTGTATTAGGAACTATATTTTATGCAAAAAATTTATATTTTATAATAGCTAGTTTTGTTCTTTCATCCATCATTAGCTTAATCCTCACTATCTATTTTTCTTTCAAATTTATAAAACCCAAGTTTAAAATTCATTTACAATTATGGCCAAATTTACTCAAAGAAGTGCTGCCATTAGGAATATC
This region includes:
- a CDS encoding nucleotide pyrophosphatase, with the translated sequence MNRVVIVGLDGLDPLLARKFMDEGKLPNLAKIKEQGSFTCLGTTLPAMSPVAWSSFITGVNPSKHSIFDFLSRNKQTYLPELSSSQVGKAPKAISLGKYQIPIGKPKIQLLRKSKPFWNILSEKDITSSILRVPITFPPEKFKGVLLSAMCVPDLKGTQGTFSFYTTETSEKKHTGGVQIPVKLEANKITSYIAGPENSLLKKQEEMRIPFTVTIDNEKQEAEIKIQEEKLRLKQGEYSKWIKLTFKPGLGVKVNGICRFYINEISPEFKLYVTPINIDPENPAMPISHPFFYSIYLAKMFGSFATLGLAEDTWALNERIIDEDAFLKQCYLIQEEREKMFFNALEKTKKGVCACVFDSTDRIQHMFWRYIDEGHPANRNKDTEKHRKTIEELYMKMDSLVGRVMEKIAEKDILIIMSDHGFKSFRRGINLNSWLYLNGYLALKNGNESREWFKDVDWEKTKAYALGLGGMYLNIKGREAKGIVSPGKEAEKLKKEIIQKLNGLRDEEKGEVAIQEVFDSSKIFSGPYVSNSPDLFIGYNIGYRASWDGVAGIVNHTVFDDNVKSWSGDHCIDPRLVPGVFFCNRKIDAQSPEIIDIAPTVLKLFGVEVPSYMDGKPLING